Genomic window (Atribacteraceae bacterium):
CGGAAATGACCATGTGCATATCGAATCCAAAAGCCTCCCGACACCGTAGATAGCTCTCCACCAACACCCGGTGATCGAGGTAATAGTCCCGGTAGGTCTTGCCGATATACCTGGCGGCATAGGACATGAGAATCGGCGTCACCGCCGGGTGGTCGAGCGTACCTCCGCTGAATGTTTTTTCAATTCGTTCTTTGCTGGTCACAGTTCTCTCCTTAGTCTTGCTGTATTTACCCTCCGGTATTCGCAACGCAAGAATCGGCGTTCGAAAAACAAACCGGGGAACTGTACCTATTATAGCGGAAAATTTTTCTCAGGTACTTGGGCAGGATACTTGAAGTGAAACGGACCAGCCCTTTTTCGTCCTTGCTCCGGTCCCCTCACCCGGGGAGCGTGGTGGGGGGCCATAATCGCCGGGGTGGCCGAACAGGGCAAACCATTTTCCCCGGTAGTCGTCCGGTGGTTTTTTCATTCCGTGTGGTCTTGACCGACATCAAGAGGAACGAGACAGTTGGGGCAGGTTCCCTGTAAATAGAAATGTTTTTCGCTGATCTGGAAGGCTTCCAGATTTTTGATCGCGAGATCGTCGAGAGCCACGAAAAAGTCGTAAATTTTTCCGCAATTCAGGCACTTGAAGTGCCCATGGTCGTAGGTGTTCGCGTCATAACGGGCCTCATTTTTCTCGATCATAACCTGCCGGGCGATGTTTTTTTCGATAAATAGGT
Coding sequences:
- a CDS encoding transcriptional repressor, giving the protein MQVIREQLSLKKIRPSYTRLRIMEYLLCHQDHPTVEEIYSQLVQEIPTLSKTTVYNTLNLFIEKNIARQVMIEKNEARYDANTYDHGHFKCLNCGKIYDFFVALDDLAIKNLEAFQISEKHFYLQGTCPNCLVPLDVGQDHTE